A region from the Triticum aestivum cultivar Chinese Spring chromosome 3D, IWGSC CS RefSeq v2.1, whole genome shotgun sequence genome encodes:
- the LOC123074405 gene encoding S-type anion channel SLAH1 → METISDSLKPCVSQPLSAKGAGLAEAGDGGTMLKASPAPSKPPRLVASRFAMLTRFHAGYFRISLALSGQALLWRTLSDRSTDPSALHPLVQSLPSAAFVLLWSLALLTLFALCVLYVARCVVRLPAVRAEFRHHVGMNYLFAPWISWLLLLQATPFLRPEAPSYHMLWWAFSLPILVLDVKVYGQWFTRGRKFLSMVANPASHMTVIANLMTARAAAKMGWHEGAVAMFAVGAAHYLVLFVTLYQRFLGSDSLPAMLRPVFFLFFAAPSMASLAWCSISMSFDTGCKMLFFLSMFLFASLVSRPTLFKRAMRRFSVAWWAYSFPLTLLALASAEYAQEVREPAASVLMLALAVLSVLVTLALMVFTALRPNDLLPHDDPFFAGTLPAR, encoded by the exons ATGGAAACCATCTCAGATTCCCTTAAACCCTGTGTCTCCCAACCGTTGAGCGCCAAGGGCGCTGGGCTGGCTGAAGCTGGCGACGGCGGCACCATGTTGAAAGCGTCACCGGCGCCTAGCAAGCCTCCGCGGCTGGTGGCTTCCCGGTTCGCGATGCTGACGCGGTTCCACGCGGGATACTTCCGCATCAGTCTGGCCCTGAGCGGGCAGGCGCTGCTGTGGCGCACGCTGAGCGACAGGTCCACGGACCCGAGCGCGCTGCATCCCTTGGTGCAGTCCCTGCCGTCCGCGGCGTTCGTGCTGCTCTGGTCGCTGGCGCTGCTCACCCTGTTCGCGCTCTGCGTGCTCTACGTGGCGCGCTGCGTGGTCCGGCTCCCAGCCGTGCGCGCCGAGTTCCGGCACCACGTCGGCATGAACTACCTGTTCGCGCCCTGGATCTcgtggctgctgctgctgcaggccACGCCGTTCCTGCGCCCGGAAGCGCCGTCCTACCACATGCTGTGGTGGGCCTTCTCGCTGCCCATCCTTGTCCTGGACGTCAAGGTCTACGGCCAGTGGTTCACGCGCGGCAGAAAGTTCCTGTCCATGGTGGCCAACCCGGCCAGCCACATGACGGTGATCGCGAACCTGAtgacggcgagggcggcggcgaagaTGGGGTGGCACGAGGGCGCCGTGGCCATGTTCGCCGTCGGCGCCGCGCACTACCTCGTGCTGTTCGTCACGCTGTACCAGAGGTTCCTCGGCTCCGACTCGCTGCCGGCCATGCtccgcccggtcttctttctcttCTTCGCCGCTCCGAGCATGGCGTCCCTCGCCTGGTGCTCCATATCCATGTCCTTCGACACCGGCTGCAAGATGCTCTTCTTCCTCTCGATGTTCCTCTTCGCCTCCCTG GTGTCCCGGCCCACGCTGTTCAAGCGGGCGATGCGGCGGTTCAGCGTGGCGTGGTGGGCGTACTCGTTCCCGTTGACGTTGCTGGCGCTGGCGTCGGCGGAGTACGCGCAGGAGGTGAGGGAGCCGGCGGCGAGCGTGCTGATGCTCGCGCTCGCCGTGCTCTCCGTCCTCGTCACCCTCGCGCTCATGGTCTTCACCGCGCTCCGGCCCAACGACCTGCTGCCGCACGACGACCCCTTCTTCGCCGGCACGCTGCCCGCGCGCTAG